In Chryseobacterium gotjawalense, the following are encoded in one genomic region:
- a CDS encoding MlaD family protein encodes MKFTKEIKAGLIAILAIIGFVFLFQFMKGKSLFTTDNIFYAKFDNVEGLAASNPVSINGLKVGQVDKIIPVTEKDGRIHFVVKVIIDDNFEFSKKSTLEIFEPGLMSGKEMRLNLQYGKPMAKDGDTLSGSFQLSMMNNISSQVGPVKDQLQTVLKRVDSLTNNANKIFDEQNRAEIRELLNNLNRTVAAFEVTSKQTNSLLANSDPRIQKVLDNANLATLSAKAAIDKYGRVADEVDVKKLNNTIDKLSLTADKMNGIISGIQNGEGSLGKLTKDEQLYDNLNQTAENMNKLVEDLKANPKRYLNFSVFGKNNKD; translated from the coding sequence GTGAAATTCACAAAAGAAATAAAAGCAGGACTTATCGCTATTTTAGCAATTATTGGATTCGTATTTTTATTCCAATTTATGAAGGGAAAAAGTCTCTTCACTACCGATAATATCTTTTATGCCAAGTTCGACAATGTTGAAGGGTTAGCGGCTTCTAATCCAGTATCCATAAATGGTTTGAAAGTAGGTCAGGTTGACAAGATCATTCCTGTTACCGAAAAAGACGGCCGGATTCATTTTGTGGTAAAGGTAATAATTGATGATAATTTTGAATTTTCCAAAAAATCAACCTTAGAGATTTTTGAACCTGGTTTGATGTCCGGAAAAGAAATGCGGCTGAATCTGCAGTACGGCAAGCCTATGGCAAAAGATGGCGATACCCTTTCCGGAAGCTTCCAATTATCGATGATGAACAATATTTCGTCTCAGGTAGGTCCTGTAAAAGACCAGTTGCAGACCGTTTTAAAAAGAGTAGATTCATTAACGAATAATGCCAATAAAATTTTTGATGAGCAGAACCGTGCAGAAATTCGGGAATTGCTCAATAATTTAAATAGAACCGTTGCAGCATTCGAAGTAACTTCCAAACAGACCAATTCACTACTTGCAAACAGCGATCCCCGCATACAAAAAGTGCTGGACAATGCCAATCTTGCCACTTTAAGTGCGAAAGCTGCAATCGATAAATATGGTCGGGTAGCAGATGAAGTTGATGTGAAAAAATTAAATAATACCATTGATAAATTAAGTCTTACTGCAGATAAAATGAACGGTATTATTTCTGGCATACAAAACGGTGAAGGAAGTCTTGGTAAACTCACAAAAGATGAGCAACTTTACGATAACCTAAATCAAACTGCCGAAAACATGAATAAATTGGTAGAAGATTTAAAAGCAAATCCAAAAAGATATTTGAATTTCTCGGTTTTCGGGAAAAATAACAAAGACTAA
- a CDS encoding SurA N-terminal domain-containing protein: protein MAILGQIRNRPWLLMGIIAVAMLAFVVNPDSIEKLFGAEPGVYGKVNGEEISKEDFDDQLFMLQQQAQQQGQPTKGLEEQAWQLLVQSKLIKQQFEKMGLTLTEDMFWNQLQFDPMFAQNKELFDEKGNFKVQEIKGQVEQMKGTNLEAYNNWMKTRKSIEYRMMARQLFANVTTGITASKKEAEEIMKQRDQLADIDFVKVDYTEYAKKNPVKVTTNDLADYIKKHPILFKREASRNLGLVYFPAAPSAQDDKATEADINKLFTEGNDLSGKESFQNTKNDSMFIALNSDLPFNPSYFSKDQLPMPIRDKVAAASVGATFGPYKEQNFYVVSKLLDKKPSDSTLSRHILVSYKGNQAGGEETRTKEQAKKLADSIGAVVKADPSKFTEFLKYSSDPGSAAQGGSVGWTTPATPFVPEYLHFLATNGKGATSVVETQYGYHIINIEDKKSGAMTYKVANLVKAVKASDKTENEVYTKATKFIQQVQGKSFNDFANIAKKNNYNFSNPTEVVRFQGQLPGLGTDKDEEIIAWAFNKKRGKGDTDIFTVDGTGDKIIAYVNGVQDAGTANPEAVREQIEPIVKNKLMAKQISDKINAAKATNLDQIAKQFGVTKQSAQVNMLNPQVNGAMEPKVAGAAFGVAKNKLSNPVEGMTGVYVVLKKAETTNKQPGDLKQMTEAIARQSSQQFGQALLKSLQDNAKIKDYRIEIYNKVSQ, encoded by the coding sequence ATGGCAATTTTAGGACAAATAAGAAACAGACCTTGGCTTTTGATGGGAATTATTGCAGTAGCAATGTTGGCTTTCGTGGTTAACCCGGATAGTATTGAAAAGTTATTTGGCGCAGAGCCAGGTGTTTACGGTAAAGTAAACGGCGAAGAGATTTCTAAAGAAGATTTCGATGATCAACTTTTTATGCTTCAGCAACAAGCGCAACAGCAAGGCCAGCCTACAAAAGGTTTGGAAGAGCAGGCTTGGCAATTGCTGGTACAGTCTAAACTCATCAAACAACAGTTTGAAAAAATGGGTCTGACTTTAACTGAAGATATGTTCTGGAATCAACTGCAGTTTGATCCTATGTTTGCACAGAATAAAGAATTGTTTGACGAGAAAGGTAATTTCAAAGTTCAGGAGATCAAAGGTCAGGTAGAGCAAATGAAAGGAACCAATCTTGAAGCATACAATAACTGGATGAAGACGAGAAAATCTATCGAGTACAGAATGATGGCGAGACAACTTTTCGCTAACGTTACTACCGGGATTACCGCAAGCAAAAAAGAAGCAGAGGAAATCATGAAGCAAAGAGATCAACTTGCAGACATTGATTTTGTAAAAGTGGACTATACAGAATATGCTAAAAAAAATCCGGTTAAAGTAACGACCAATGATTTGGCTGATTATATCAAGAAACATCCGATCCTGTTCAAGAGAGAGGCGAGTAGAAATTTAGGACTTGTGTATTTTCCGGCTGCACCAAGTGCGCAGGATGATAAGGCTACCGAGGCAGATATCAATAAATTATTTACCGAAGGAAATGACCTGAGCGGGAAAGAAAGTTTTCAAAATACAAAAAACGATTCCATGTTTATTGCTTTGAATTCTGATTTGCCGTTTAACCCAAGCTATTTTTCGAAAGATCAGTTACCGATGCCGATTAGAGACAAGGTTGCTGCTGCCAGTGTTGGCGCAACTTTCGGACCTTATAAAGAACAGAATTTCTATGTGGTTTCTAAACTGTTAGATAAAAAACCATCAGATTCTACATTGTCCCGTCATATTTTGGTTAGCTATAAAGGTAATCAAGCAGGCGGAGAAGAAACGAGAACCAAAGAGCAAGCTAAAAAATTGGCAGATTCAATTGGTGCTGTTGTGAAAGCGGATCCATCTAAATTTACAGAATTCTTAAAATATTCTTCTGATCCAGGTTCTGCAGCACAAGGAGGTAGCGTAGGCTGGACTACACCTGCGACACCATTTGTTCCAGAATATTTACATTTCCTGGCAACCAATGGGAAAGGCGCAACTTCGGTTGTAGAAACGCAGTACGGTTACCATATCATCAATATCGAAGATAAGAAATCTGGTGCGATGACTTATAAAGTGGCTAACTTAGTAAAAGCGGTTAAAGCTTCTGATAAAACGGAAAATGAAGTCTATACGAAAGCGACCAAGTTTATTCAGCAGGTTCAGGGGAAAAGCTTCAATGATTTTGCAAACATCGCGAAGAAAAATAATTATAACTTCTCTAATCCTACAGAAGTTGTAAGATTCCAAGGACAACTTCCTGGCTTAGGAACAGACAAAGATGAGGAAATCATCGCTTGGGCGTTTAATAAGAAAAGAGGAAAAGGAGATACCGATATTTTTACGGTTGACGGGACAGGTGATAAAATTATTGCTTATGTAAATGGAGTTCAGGATGCGGGAACAGCCAATCCGGAAGCCGTAAGAGAGCAAATCGAACCGATCGTGAAAAACAAATTGATGGCCAAGCAGATTTCTGATAAAATCAATGCAGCCAAAGCGACAAACTTAGATCAAATCGCGAAACAGTTTGGAGTGACAAAACAATCTGCACAGGTAAATATGCTGAATCCACAGGTTAATGGTGCGATGGAGCCTAAAGTTGCAGGAGCAGCATTTGGAGTTGCGAAAAATAAACTTTCTAATCCTGTCGAAGGAATGACCGGAGTGTATGTAGTTTTGAAAAAAGCGGAAACAACCAATAAACAACCGGGAGACCTTAAACAAATGACTGAAGCTATTGCAAGACAAAGCTCTCAGCAGTTTGGTCAGGCATTATTGAAAAGCTTACAAGACAACGCAAAAATTAAAGATTATAGAATCGAAATTTATAATAAAGTTTCACAATAA